A section of the Paenibacillus odorifer genome encodes:
- a CDS encoding type 1 glutamine amidotransferase domain-containing protein yields MSNVAFLLANDFEDSEMKVPYDEIIKAGHQADIIGLKKGETLLGKKKEVSYAADKAIAEVQASDYDAIVIPGGSSPENLRQNADILKFVKEANEAGKPIASICHGPQILISADLLKGRTITSYPPLKDDVVNAGAVFKDEEVVVDRNYITSRTPKDEPAFVREILKVLK; encoded by the coding sequence ATGAGTAACGTTGCTTTCTTACTGGCTAATGATTTTGAAGATTCTGAAATGAAGGTTCCTTATGATGAAATTATAAAGGCAGGACATCAAGCTGACATTATTGGTTTGAAAAAAGGGGAGACCCTGCTGGGTAAAAAGAAAGAAGTCTCCTACGCAGCAGACAAGGCGATCGCCGAGGTTCAAGCAAGTGATTATGACGCGATTGTCATCCCGGGTGGTTCTTCCCCCGAGAATTTACGGCAAAATGCCGATATTTTGAAGTTTGTAAAAGAAGCAAATGAAGCAGGCAAACCTATCGCCTCTATTTGCCACGGACCGCAAATTCTGATCAGTGCAGACTTGCTTAAGGGACGCACCATTACCTCTTATCCTCCGCTGAAGGATGATGTTGTGAATGCCGGTGCGGTGTTTAAGGATGAGGAAGTAGTGGTTGATCGCAATTACATTACTTCGCGTACACCAAAAGATGAGCCTGCATTTGTTCGTGAAATATTGAAGGTCCTGAAATAA
- the dtd gene encoding D-aminoacyl-tRNA deacylase, translating to MRVVVQRCKDAKVTVDETVTGAIGNGLMLLVGVTHEDTEKDAKYLADKIAGLRIFEDDAGKMNYSVTDTNGAILSVSQFTLYGDCRKGRRPNFMGAAAPAEAERLYDYFNQELRVGGLQVETGIFGAMMDVSLTNWGPVTLILDSRS from the coding sequence ATGAGAGTTGTAGTACAGCGTTGCAAGGACGCCAAAGTAACCGTGGATGAGACAGTGACCGGAGCGATTGGCAATGGTCTGATGCTGCTTGTCGGCGTTACCCATGAAGATACGGAGAAGGATGCCAAATATTTGGCGGATAAAATAGCTGGACTGCGTATTTTTGAAGATGATGCTGGCAAAATGAACTATAGTGTCACGGATACTAACGGAGCTATTCTTTCAGTGTCCCAGTTTACTTTATACGGAGATTGCCGTAAGGGAAGACGGCCGAATTTCATGGGAGCTGCAGCTCCTGCGGAGGCCGAGCGTCTTTATGATTATTTTAATCAAGAGCTTAGAGTTGGAGGTCTTCAGGTGGAGACGGGCATATTTGGAGCGATGATGGATGTGTCGCTGACCAATTGGGGCCCAGTTACTCTCATTCTGGATAGCCGCAGCTAA